In one Fusarium falciforme chromosome 5, complete sequence genomic region, the following are encoded:
- a CDS encoding Peptidyl-prolyl cis-trans isomerase D — MASEGDSPARPRVFFDISLGGKPVGRITMELYADLVPKTAENFRALCTGEKGIGKSGKPLHYKGSIFHRVIKQFMIQGGDFTAGDGTGGESIYGNKFDDEAFPKKHERPFLLSMANAGPNTNGSQFFITTVPTPHLDGKHVVFGEVLNGKSIVRQIENLTTQSGDRPAKEALIADCGELKGDAALAADVKQPDALGDPYEDFPEDCTDTLDAPAVLKIAAACKDYGNTAFKSGNYSLGLDKYQKGLRYINEEPELDGQPDSLKAELEALRFSLNNNSALLNIKLEAWDDAVRAASSALDVRGVKDADRAKAFYRRGFSYIRLKDEEAALRDLTQANELAPNDSAITRELNAVRTKAAARAAKEKAAYKKFFT, encoded by the exons ATGGCGTCCGAAGGCGATTCCCCCGCGCGACCCCGCGTCTTCTTCGACATCTCCCTCGGCGGCAAGCCCGTCGGCCGCATCACCATGGAGCTGTACGCCGACCTCGTCCCCAAGACGGCCGAGAACTTCCGCGCCCTGTGCACCGGCGAGAAGGGCATCGGCAAGTCGGGCAAGCCCCTCCACTACAAGGGCTCCATCTTCCACCGCGTCATCAAGCAGTTCATGATCCAGGGTGGTGACTTTACTGCTGGTGATGGCACCGGCGGCGAGTCCATCTACGGCAACAAGTTTGACGACGAGGCCTTTCCCAAGAAGCACGAGCGCCCGTTCCTCCTATCCATGGCCAACGCTGGGCCGA ACACCAACGGCTCCCAATTCTTCATCACCACTGTCCCCACCCCCCACCTTGACGGCAAGCACGTCGTCTTTGGCGAGGTCCTTAACGGAAAGTCCATCGTCCGCCAGATCGAGAACCTCACCACCCAGTCGGGCGACCGCCCCGCCAAGGAGGCCCTGATTGCCGACTGTGGTGAGCTTAAGGGTGacgccgccctcgccgccgacgTCAAGCAGCCCGACGCCCTCGGCGACCCCTACGAGGACTTCCCTGAGGATTGCACCGATACCCTCGATGCTCCCGCCGTCCTCAAGATCGCCGCTGCCTGCAAGGACTACGGCAACACCGCCTTCAAGTCCGGCAACTActccctcggcctcgacaagTACCAGAAGGGCCTGCGCTACATCAACGAGGAGCCCGAGCTCGACGGCCAGCCCGACTCGCTCAAGGCTGAGCTTGAGGCTCTCCGCTTCTccctcaacaacaactcgGCTCTGCTCAACATTAAGCTTGAGGCTTGGGACGACGCTGTCCGCGCCGCCTCGTCTGCCCTCGACGTCCGTGGTGTCAAGGACGCTGATCGCGCCAAGGCTTTCTACCGCCGAGGCTTCTCCTACATTCGtctcaaggacgaggaggctgcccTGCGCGACCTGACCCAGGCCAACGAGCTTGCCCCCAACGACAGCGCCATCACCAGGGAGCTCAACGCCGTCCGGACCAAGGCCGCTGCTCGTGCTgcgaaggagaaggccgCCTACAAGAAGTTCTTTACCTAA